In Mastacembelus armatus chromosome 5, fMasArm1.2, whole genome shotgun sequence, a single genomic region encodes these proteins:
- the LOC113130756 gene encoding LOW QUALITY PROTEIN: serine/threonine-protein kinase WNK2-like (The sequence of the model RefSeq protein was modified relative to this genomic sequence to represent the inferred CDS: deleted 1 base in 1 codon), whose protein sequence is MESADDSSKDPPLGSTFSSAPNLDSDINANACRPVYENGTDHNVNTQSAALRGASDPSAYPSTDYRGLVRQRFIRRSLWVSDSEEHPLDTPECVTSSPVLNIDLRSIVDRNRTRTLHGPRLGLQETSGTESQVGLKDGATEETSIDDGKGDRNKREPKGEVVPSDVTGKAGSDENEEEPGMKAVSTSPGGRFLKFDIELGRGSFKTVYKGLDTDTWVEVAWCELQERKLSKAERQRFKEEAEMLKALQHPNIVRFYDFWESPVKGKKCIVLVTELMTSGTLKTYLKRFKVMKPKVLRSWCRQILKGLHFLHTRTPPIIHRDLKCDNIFITGPTGSVKIGDLGLATLKRASFAKSVIGTPEFMAPEMYEEHYDEAVDVYAFGMCMLEMATSEYPYSECQNAAQIYRKVTSGVKPASYSKVSDPEIKEIIGECICHRWEERYSIKDLLNHAFFAEDTGVRVELNEEDDGKKSSIALKLWVEDPKKLKGKYKDTGAIEFTFDLVNEVPEVVAQEMVESGFFLDCDVKIVGKSIRDRVALIKWRRERTVSPGNSEVAEKKMQQNLLQVPSTGLPEGATLATTDYEDQEMEQQTLICTVPAVTSTTSDSGVSSTVQLDDLNNQQNGPCQSLPEPISTAQMIYSPPAQADPQLHQGPYQQSTGQGAYQQTTGQPHPGAYQQPAAQRHQGLCQTTVSAPATPAATAHQSRQTAQSFPAAAPTLQTQLTVQPSQEQCNLQPAGVLPQLLPADQTASHLSPPDISISFLQSVTSAPPPLLPLQINTQFPSPYPVLTGGQKPPPFSSAHLPSAYSSSGPSVSSPYYSPSPHHPSLSLTAHAALHSTPSLGTPQTPLCAPQQLPNVALPISPLAMTMPPAVPQQHGGPPTSRSNLCSFHPTRSLPLSQVQPTPYPTPHSEQELAEQPVQTIVSQGNFGDVHPLAPVHPVLPAAETPLWGSRVNAEPAALGHDLTVASTVLAPVPAAASIPVPVTVKAETQPTPQILALIPAQNQPPVPVPAQPAAMPQSLASSLVKAPTSGSIQVSTGVPVSASASVQSPVSVSDATFQPPKVSSTSSDTSSICKPQVPGLVSAPVPFTLPAPLPTPALAPVVTSGPAPVLQPAGIQTAVSVPECASLTTTQQNLEMTSASSTLQQEPCLEDVPQDKPVSLPSYTYDSLNSDVASGKETSDGYDSLVSGGKGDGRPRKHHRKSARTRSRQEKTSKPKLSMLNVCNTGDKMVECQLETHNHKMVTFKFDLDGDAPEEIATYMVENGFILLLEKEIFIDQLKDIVDKAEDMLNEDIVGERASTLSCSPQKGQISEGLVGENQQSGAPQPVYQQNVLHTGKRWFIICPVEEMPTSSHDTPSEGTTTQSPGSSATTQPADSGTARPSASREEGSSSTMSGGSGGFSYDVYGFCSPPIMSNTDPLLLASLSPPVSAPPTLQSVSSVEPVGSSVPPSVHQVQPARTQTLPPSSTHTSFPVDELQGSPLGSMSPIHASQQMPGITCPVSMAEEVPCCPLVMPLSLDVSGSQGGSPLTPLPLQEPCPAKEPLSVSYAPAAHSERPQQPVVLHQPYSSVGGGKVSSLPQSPAPSQHGAGPGESDCEGRLGRGGFVDSTIKTLDEKLRNLLYQEYAPMYPSGSAAETPGSGTEYIQSPPGPDSATAGSGNSTPGPIGEGRYRAGEHLPQIPERMDSLSTLSDSAVCGTLSRRHVPHSASCSGTRGRFKIISVPPEVANKRDVKQRSWSSAASPAHPVGYNGDHVQAEAMTASTTIGRFSVISTEDDITQRTRCSRYSAPPDFYLDTPPSMAKRGSLPRALTSTSVPVDVTVHARFLSSDSGAESSPAKLAPPTPSQHTRSERRGSDLMKRAVAFLRRSGRSSSVQSSDSPGRHGGVHGSAYASSDNDSELEDSDMKRELQRLREKHLREISELQAHQRGEVELLYRRLGKVPPPGLGLSHIAPHAGRRKRSSRHRLKPGKLLSPLVQQFRNVTTKTSESSRVSAAVGAGEPTVSLNGSPAKRTFPTHGRARSCTSHLPSSTSEPVQTQPCSLKGSLSSDNIYTGDNTGTHAPTRQGWSNYPQPSERVTYKSSSKPRARFLSGPVSLSIWSTLKRLCLGKERGSRSAAGSGAFTQSQQQPNGATPPPHQPVMGLAQAQANNSNNKKGTYTGKSMSANENNLPENLQWLMDDWAQEVLIVTHRPRTNSLSISGQKLWDQVVPRSASDVSSWTTPNLEACSLTLSWPDSPGSTMRTSPSTGPHPSYQLQSSAPFKALSSPLSVSQWSGLLFPLTSGVFAFPAVPSAQDAHSPIPAPSCQPPDPKARTL, encoded by the exons GAACGGAAACTGTCCAAAGCTGAGAGACAGAGGTtcaaagaggaggcagagatgtTAAAGGCTCTGCAGCATCCCAACATCGTGCGGTTCTATGACTTCTGGGAATCACCGGTGAAAGGGAAGAAATGTATCGTTCTGGTGACAGAGCTAATGACCTCAGGGACTCTAAAAAC GTATCTGAAGCGCTTTAAGGTAATGAAGCCTAAAGTTCTTAGGAGCTGGTGCAGACAGATCCTCAAAGGCCTCCACTTCCTCCACACAAGGACTCCTCCAATCATCCATAGAGACCTCAAATGTGACAACATCTTCATCACTGGTCCTACAGGCTCTGTCAAAATAGGAGACCTGGGCTTGGCAACACTAAAGAGGGCCTCCTTTGCTAAAAGTGTTATTG GCACTCCAGAGTTCATGGCCCCCGAGATGTATGAGGAGCACTATGACGAGGCTGTGGATGTCTATGCCTTTGGGATGTGTATGCTGGAGATGGCCACATCAGAATATCCCTACTCTGAGTGTCAAAATGCTGCACAGATCTACCGGAAAGTCACCAGT ggGGTGAAACCTGCCAGCTATAGTAAAGTCAGTGACCCAGAAATCAAAGAAATAATTGGGGAGTGTATCTGTCATAGATGGGAAGAAAG GTACTCTATCAAAGACCTCCTGAATCATGCCTTCTTTGCAGAGGATACAGGTGTGAGAGTGGAGCTCAATGAAGAAGATGATGGGAAGAAATCATCCATTGCTCTAAAGTTGTGGGTCGAGGATCCAAAAAAGCTGAAGGGGAAATATAAGGACACTGGAGCCATTGAGTTTACCTTTGATTTGGTGAATGAAGTTCCAGAGGTTGTTGCACAAGAAATG GTGGAATCAGGTTTTTTCCTGGACTGTGATGTGAAGATTGTTGGAAAGTCCATCCGGGATCGCGTGGCTCTCATCAAATGGAGGAGGGAGCGGACTGTCTCGCCAGGAAATAGTGAAGTAgctgagaaaaaaatgcaacagaacCTACTGCAGGTACCCAGTACCGGTCTACCAGAGGGTGCTACATTAGCTACAACAGATTACGAAGACCAAGAGATGGAGCAGCAGACCTTGATCTGCACTGTGCCAGCCGTCACATCTACCACAT CTGACAGTGGAGTGAGCTCTACCGTGCAATTAGATGATTTGAACAATCAGCAAAATGGCCCCTGCCAGTCACTTCCAGAACCCATTTCCACAGCTCAGATGATCTATAGTCCTCCTGCACAGGCTGACCCTCAACTGCACCAGGGGCCCTACCAGCAATCCACAGGACAGGGAGCCTACCAGCAAACTACAGGTCAGCCGCATCCCGGGGCCTATCAACAACCTGCAGCACAACGGCACCAGGGGCTTTGTCAGACA ACAGTTTCTGCTCCAGCTACACCAGCTGCTACTGCGCACCAAAGtagacagacagcacagagcttCCCAGCCGCAGCCCCCACTTTACAGACGCAGCTAACTGTCCAACCCAGCCAGGAGCAG TGTAATCTCCAACCAGCTGGTGTCCTGCCCCAG CTGTTACCTGCTGACCAGACTGCATCTCACCTGAGTCCACCTGACATATCTATCAGTTTTCTACAGTCAGTCACCAGTGCTCCTCCACCACTCCTGCCCCTGCAGATCAACACACAG TTTCCCTCACCATATCCTGTTCTAACAGGGGGCCAAAAGCCCCCTCCCTTCTCCTCAGCTCATCTGCCCTCTGCCTACAGCAGCAGTGGCCCATCTGTATCTAGCCCCTACTACTCACCTTCACCCCACcatccctctctttctctgacagCTCATGCCGCATTGCACTCTACACCTAGTCTTGGCACCCCTCAGACGCCTCTGTGCGCACCTCAGCAGTTGCCTAATGTGGCACTACCTATTTCACCCCTTGCCATGACCATGCCCCCTGCAGTGCCCCAGCAGCACGGTGGCCCTCCCACATCTCGGTCAAACCTTTGTAGCTTCCATCCCACTCGTTCCTTACCTCTCTCCCAGGTACAACCTACCCCATACCCCACCCCCCACTCTGAGCAAGAACTGGCTGAGCAGCCTGTCCAG ACGATTGTTTCACAGGGGAATTTTGGAGATGTTCATCCTTTGGCTCCAGTCCACCCTGTCTTGCCTGCTGCTGAGACTCCTCTCTGGGGAAGCAGAGTAAATGCTGAACCTGCAGCACTGGGCCACGACTTAACTGTAGCTTCCACAGTTCTAGCCCCAGTCCCTGCCGCAGCCTCAATCCCAGTCCCAGTTACAGTCAAAGCTGAAACCCAACCCACACCACAAATTCTAGCTCTGATTCCAGCACAAAATCAACCACCTGTCCCAGTACCAGCACAACCTGCAGCCATGCCTCAAAGTCTAGCTTCATCCCTTGTTAAAGCCCCAACTTCAGGCTCAATACAAGTTTCAACAGGAGTGCCAGTTTCAGCCTCAGCTTCAGTTCAATCACCAGTCTCTGTATCAGATGCTACTTTTCAACCACCAAAAGTCTCATCTACAAGCTCAGACACATCTTCCATCTGTAAACCCCAAGTCCCAGGTTTGGTCTCAGCCCCCGTCCCTTtcactctgccagctccactcCCCACTCCTGCTCTAGCTCCTGTTGTAACATCAGGCCCAGCTCCAGTTCTGCAGCCTGCTGGCATCCAGACAGCAGTCTCAGTGCCTGAGTGTGCCAGCCTGACCACAACTCAGCAAAACCTTGAAATGACATCTGCATCTAGCACCCTTCAACAAGAGCCTTGTTTAGAG gATGTACCTCAGGACAAACCAGTATCTTTACCTAGCTATACTTATGACAG TCTCAATTCTGATGTGGCATCTGGAAAGGAAACAAGTGATGGTTATGACAGCTTGGTTAGTGGGGGAAAGGGTGACGGAAGACCAAGGAAACACCACCGCAAGTCTGCTCGCACACGTTCCCGCCAGGAAAAGACCAGCAAACCCAAACTGAGCATGCTCAAT GTTTGCAACACTGGTGATAAAATGGTTGAGTGTCAGCTGGAAACTCACAACCACAAAATGGTGACGTTTAAATTTGATCTTGATGGAGATGCTCCTGAGGAAATTGCCACTTACATG GTAGAGAACGGCTTTATCTTATTGTTAGAGAAGGAGATCTTCATTGACCAGCTCAAGGACATTGTTGATAAAGCTGAGGACATGTTGAATGAAGACATCGTGGGTGAGAGGGCCTCCACTTTGAGTTGCAGTCCTCAAAAAGGCCAAATTTCTGAAGGCCTAGTAGGAGAG AATCAACAATCTGGGGCACCTCAGCCTGTTTATCAGCAGAATG TTCTTCACACAGGAAAGAGATGGTTCATAATTTGCCCTGTAGAGGAGATGCCGACATCCAGCCATGATACCCCATCAGAGGGCACAACCACACAGTCACCTGGGAGTTCAGCCACTACCCAGCCTGCTGACAGTGGCACTGCAAGGCCGTCTGCATCCAGAG AGGAGGGGTCATCTTCCACAATGTCTGGTGGAAGTGGAGGCTTCTCCTATGATGTGTATGGATTCTGCAGTCCTCCAATAATGTCCAACACAGACCCACTCCTCTTGGCCAGTCTGTCACCTCCTGTGTCAGCTCCCCCAACTCTTCAGTCTGTATCATCAGTGGAGCCTGTGGGCAGCTCAGTGCCACCCAGTGTCCATCAGGTTCAGCCAGCCAGGACTCAGACATTGCCCCCATCATCCACGCATACATCTTTTCCAGTGGATGAGTTACAGGGATCTCCCCTGGGGTCCATGTCCCCAATTCATGCCTCTCAGCAGATGCCCGGAATCACATGTCCAGTTTCTATGGCTGAAGAGGTGCCCTGCTGCCCTCTGGTCATGCCCCTGTCTCTGGATGTGAGTGGTTCACAGGGTGGGTCTCCCCTCACCCCACTGCCACTCCAGGAGCCATGTCCAGCCAAAGaacctctttctgtctcatatGCCCCTGCAGCACATAGTGAGCGGCCTCAGCAGCCTGTAGTACTCCACCAGCCTTATTCtagtgtg ggggggggcaaagtGTCCTCACTGCCCCAGAGCCCTGCACCATCCCAGCATGGTGCAGGGCCTGGTGAGTCGGACTGTGAAGGACGGCTGGGTCGTGGGGGCTTTGTGGACAGCACCATAAAAACACTGGACGAGAAACTAAGGAACTTACTCTACCAGGAGTATGCTCCCATGTATCCATCAGGCAGTGCTGCAGAGACTCCAGGATCCGGCACAGAGTACATCCAGTCTCCTCCTGGTCCAGACAGCGCCACAGCCGGGTCAGGAAACAGCACACCAGGGCCAATAGGAGAGGGACGTTACAGGGCAGGAGAACATCTG CCTCAAATTCCAGAGAGAATGGATAGTTTGAGCACACTGAGTGACTCAGCTGTGTGTG GTACTCTGTCGCGAAGACATGTCCCCCACTCTGCTTCCTGCTCTGGAACAAGAGGTCGATTTAAG ATAATCTCTGTTCCTCCTGAAGTGGCCAACAAACGAGATGTTAAACAAAGGAGTTGGAGCAGCGCTGCTTCACCGGCACATCCTGTAGGATACAATGGGGACCATGTTCAAGCAGAGGCCATGACTGCCTCCACCACAATCGGCCGTTTCTCTGTGATCAGCACTGAAGATGACATTACACAGAGGACACGATGCAGCCGCTACTCCGCCCCACCTGATTTCTACTTAGACACACCTCCTTCCATGGCCAAACGGGGTTCTCTGCCTCGCGCCCTTACCTCAACCTCTGTCCCTGTAGATGTCACAGTCCATGCTCGCTTCCTGTCCTCGGACTCAGGGGCTGAGAGCAGCCCTGCAAAGCTGGCTCCCCCCACTCCATCTCAACATACTCGCTCAGAGCGCAGAGGAAGCGATCTCATGAAGAGGGCAGTGGCTTTCCTACGTCGTTCAGGGCGTAGCAGCAGTGTGCAGAGCTCTGATTCACCAGGTAGGCATGGAGGTGTGCACGGCTCAGCCTATGCCAGCAGCGATAATGACTCAGAGTTGGAAGACTCAGACATGAAGAGGGAACTACAAAGACTCAGGGAGAA ACATCTTAGGGAGATCTCTGAGCTACAGGCCCATCAGCGGGGAGAAGTGGAATTGCTATATCGTCGGCTTGGCAAGGTCCCTCCTCCTGGCCTGGGTCTCTCACACATTGCACCACATGCTGGCCGTAGAAAGAGGTCTAGCAGGCATAGGCTGAAGCCTGGCAAACTCCTCAGCCCACTTGTTCAACAATTTAGAAATGTCACCACCAAAACTAGTGAATCCAGCAGAGTCA gtgctgCTGTAGGTGCAGGTGAGCCCACAGTGAGTTTAAATGGCTCTCCCGCCAAACGGACTTTCCCCACACATGGCAGGGCGCGATCATGCACCAGCCACCTTCCCAGCTCAACTTCAGAGCCTGTGCAGACTCAGCCCTGTTCCCTCAAGGGCTCTTTGTCTTCTGATAATATTTACACTGGAgacaacacaggcacacatgctCCAACCAGACAAG GCTGGTCTAATTATCCTCAACCATCTGAGAGAGTGACCTATAAATCCAGTAGCAAGCCACGAGCTAGATTTCTCAGTGGACCTGTGTCTTTGTCTATCT GGTCAACACTGAAGAGACTGTGTCTTGGCAAAGAGCGTGGCAGCA GGTCTGCAGCCGGATCAGGGGCTTTCactcagtcacagcagcagcctaATGGTGccacacctcctcctcatcagcCAGTGATGGGACTGGCCCAAGCCCAGGCcaataacagcaacaataagAAAGGCACATACACTGGTAAATCAATGAGTGCCAATGAAAACAACCTGCCTGAAAACTTGCAGTGGCTGATGGACGACTGGGCCCAGGAGGTCCTTATTGTCACCCACAGGCCACGCACTAACTCTCTGAGCATCAGTGGACAGAAGCTGTGGGATCAGGTTGTACCTCGAAGTGCTTCAGAC GTGTCATCATGGACAACTCCAAATCTAGAAGCCTGCAGCCTGACCCTGTCATGGCCTGACAGCCCTGGGTCAACAATGAGAACCAGCCCGTCCACAGGGCCACATCCCAGCTATCAGCTACAGTCCTCTGCGCCTTTCAAGGCCTTGTCCTCACCCCTCTCTGTTAGCCAATGGTCTGGGTTGCTCTTCCCTCTCACGTCAGGAGTTTTTGCCTTTCCTGCTGTGCCCTCAGCCCAAGACGCCCACAGCCCAATTCCAGCTCCATCATGTCAGCCGCCTGACCCTAAAGCCAGGACTCTCTAA